A segment of the Leptolyngbya sp. NIES-3755 genome:
TTGCAACATACAAAACCCTTTGTAATCAATCAAGCTGCAAAACGAATCCGTCCAATCAAACGAGTGCTTCAGTCTTCACAGCTAAGAGAGAAACTGCCTCTTTTGCCAGCATTAAGTGGGCGCTCGTCGTGGGATGAACGCCATCCCAGAAAAAGAACTGCTCTGTATACCCTCGAAGGCTTGATAACACCGTCATTTCTGCATCAGTCACATTGGTAAACCCACACTTCTGAGGGTCAGCCAGCACTCGCTTGAACATCGCATCGACATCAAACAGCATCAGATTCACATCACCGCTAACAGATTGCGCTAAGGCTTGAAGTGCGGTTGTAAGTAAGGCATTATGGGCATCAGCCAAAGCATTCAGGGCATTCGCAATGCTCCTAAACCGACTTGAGTTTGGCAATTTTCCTAAGCTGGGTAAGTTCGCAATCATCAGATTTTTGACCCCGGCATTGATCAAAGCCTTTGCTGCCTGCATCAAATTCTCGATCGGTGCCGTTGGATTCGTGTCCTGTCCACTCAAGTAATCATTTGCACCCGCCCAGATCACATAGAGTGCGCGGGGATCAGCTTGTGTCCCTTCAAGCGAACTGATAAAGCTCTCAATTTGCTGTTGCAATCCTGGAAGCGGATTTGTGGGTATCCC
Coding sequences within it:
- a CDS encoding GDSL family lipase (similar to AA sequence:cyanobase_aa:Npun_R5301), which codes for MINSLQVIAAYRGLTVEPSSQDTEIDAFLDYLKPAERYGDYRQFTQLFVFGDSLSDMGNTFKLTKQAFGQGIPATPPYFPGCFSNGPVWVDYLTRFLKLSSCAHTTYAIAGATTGSTNTFPGIPTNPLPGLQQQIESFISSLEGTQADPRALYVIWAGANDYLSGQDTNPTAPIENLMQAAKALINAGVKNLMIANLPSLGKLPNSSRFRSIANALNALADAHNALLTTALQALAQSVSGDVNLMLFDVDAMFKRVLADPQKCGFTNVTDAEMTVLSSLRGYTEQFFFWDGVHPTTSAHLMLAKEAVSLLAVKTEALV